DNA from Fibrobacter sp. UWB15:
GTTCTTCAGCGGAGCTGCTTTGTGCTTCCTCATCTGAAGAAGAACTGGAGTTCGGACCGTAAATGTCATCGTCGGTGGGTGCGGCGATGGTACCCGCTTCAGGGGGTGGATACGGTTCTTCAAACGATGAACTGCTCAAAGGTTCTGCTGCAGACGACAGCGCTTCAACGGCCGAACTGCTAAGAGCCTCGTGGCTCAGGGGAATATCGACAACGCTTGAACTGCTCGGAGTTTCGTTTTCGGGAGCTCCTGTTTCAGGATTCTCGAGATTGGTCTGATCAGGGGCCGCTGCGGTGCCACTTTCTTCGCAAGCGGTCAATGCAACGGCCGCAATACCAAGCGATGCAGCAATGGCGCTTTTGGCGGCAATGCTTAGCTTCGTGCTGTTTTTGACGATTTTCTTCTCGATTTTCATAGCAGAACTCCTTCCTTCTGATTAAAATATATATAAATCGCCTCCCGCTTTGTACAAGAAAGGCAATTTTGCAAAAACCTGTGACCAAATACAAGAAAATCCGCCCTTTCGGAGCGGATTTCCTAAAATCTAGGCGCAAGAGTTGCAGCTGTCTACAAAAACTGTCTACTGTCTACTGTTTACTGCCTACTGCGAACGCTTTGCGTTCGCTACGTCTGTTCTTCGCCGCGGAGCATGATGACCTTACCCGTGCGAATGTATTCGACGATTTCGAACTTCTGCAACAGGCTCTTGAGCGTGTCGACCTTCTGGCTGTTTCCGGTGATCTGGATGATCATCGAAGTAGCGGTCATGTCCACGGTGTTGGCGTGGAAGTGGTCGCAAAGCTGCAGAATTTCGGTACGCTGGTCCGGAGTGCAACGCACCTTGATGAGTGCGAGTTCCTTTTCCACGGCGTCGGTATCGGTATGGTCCTTGGCCTGCACCACGTCCACGAGCTTTTCGAGCTGCTTGATAATCTGCATCAAGATCTCGGGATTGCCGTGAGCGATGATGTTCATGCGGCTAAAGTTCGGGTCGAGCGTGGGGGAGACCACCAGGGAATCGATGTTGTAACCACGGCGGGAGAACACGAGGGCGATGCGCACGAGCACGCCCGGGCGGTTTGCAACTAACAAACTAATAGAATGTGCTTTATCCTTTAACATGGCTTATCTCCTTAGGTCGATCCCGTGGGCTTTTCAAGTTGAGTCTTCGGCTGTTCGGTAATCATGCTCGTAATCGGAGCTCCGGCCGGAATCATCGGGAACACGTTGTCTTCCTTTTCGCATTCGCAGTGGATGAGCACCGGGCCTTCGTTGTATTCCAGAGCCTTCTGGATCACGCGTTCGGCGTCGGCACTACGCTTGATGCGGAGTCCCAGGATGCCGTAGGCTTCGGCGAGCTTCACGAAGTCGGGGTTGCCCTTCATGTCCACGCAGCTGTAGCGCTTGTCGTAGAACATGTCCTGCCACTGGCGCACCATGCCCAGGTACTTGTTGTCCATCACGAAGATCTTGATGGGGAGCTTGTGGATGGCGGCTGTTGCAAGTTCTGCTTCGGTCATCTGGAAACCACCGTCACCGCAGAAGGTCACCACCGGCCAGCCGGTGGTGTTGCCGAAAGCGGCGCCAATGCAAGACGGGAGGCCAAAGCCCATGGTGCCTGCGCCGCCACTGGAGTGGAGCTGGCGCGGATAATTGGTGTGGAAGAACTGAGCCACCCACATCTGGTGCTGGCCCACGTCAGTCGTGACAATGGCCTTGCCCTGCGTTAGGTCGCTAACAGTCTGAACAATGTGCTGCATACGGAGACCGCCCTGCTTCGGGTAGGTCAGCGGGAAACGCTTCTTCCAGGACTGGCAAGTCTTCACCCATTCGGCGGTGTCGAGCTTACCCACGAGCGGCAGGAGCTGTTCCAGAACGAGCTTTGCGTCGCCGCACATGAACACATCCGGCTGCAACACCTTGCCTTCTTCGGCAGGGTCGATGTCGATGTGCATCTTGATAGCGTCCTTACAGAAAACGTCAAGCTTACCGGTAATACGGTCGTCCCAGCGGCTACCGATCGAAAGAATCAAGTCGCAATCGAGAACGGCCTTGTTGGCGTACACGGTGCCGTGCATGCCGAGCATACCCAAAGAAAGTTCATGGTCGGTCGGGAAGGTGCCAAGGCCGAGCAAAGTGCAGCACACGGGGGCGTTCAACTTTTCGGCGAGTTCCTTCACCTGGCGGCTAGCACCCGAAATCATGGCGCCGTGGCCCACGAGCAAAAGCGGCTTCTTGGACTTTTTCAGGTATTCGGCGGCCTTTTCGACACTTTCAGTAGAAGCGTAGCTCGGGATCTTGTAACCCGGAAGGTCCATCTTGTCGGTGAACGGAGCGGTGCAGGGGCCTGCGGTCACGTCCTTCGGCAAGTCAATCAGCACGGGGCCCGGACGGCCGCTGCGTGCGATGTGGAAGGCTTCCTTCATCACGCGCGGAAGGTCGTTGGAATCCTTCACCAGGTAAGAATGCTTCACGGCTGCAAAAGTCATACCGCTTGTATCGCATTCCTGGAAGGCGTCCTTACCCAAGTTCGGAGTAGTCGTCTGGGCGGCAAGAACCACGATCGGGCTAGAATCCATAAGGGCGGTGTAGATACCGGTAAAGGTGTTGGTTGCGCCCGGGCCGCTGGTGACGAGAGCAACGCCGACCTTGCCGGTCTGGCGAGCGTAACCGTCGGCCATGTGGGTAGCGCCCTGTTCGTGGCGGGTCAACACGACTTTAATATTGGAATCCAGAATGGCGTCGAACATCGGGATGGCCGATCCACCGGGATAACCGAAAATGGTATCAATTCCTTCGCGCTTGAGGCATTCAATAATCACCTCTGCGCCACTTAATGGAGAATTTGCCATATAATTTCCTGTACTTAACGGGTTGTTGTTCAAAAAATATGGCAGAAATATAGAACGAATGCCCCCTAGTGGCAAGATATTTACTCCGAAATATCTGAAAATTTTAAAGTTTTTTTGGAAAGTTGTGCTTTTTTATACCTTGCACTCTAAAAAGTTTGCTGTTTTTTACTCTATTTTTGAAAAAGTCTTTGTTTTGGGCTTTTGAAATTGGTGTGTTTTGTGCTTAAATTTGCTAAAAATTAAATTTTGAATAAAGTAAATCGTGTGCTTTTGAAGTGAAACTTAAGTAAAAAGACCCTTTCGAAAGCCGAAAGAGTCTCGGAAAGGACGTTTTTTATGAAAAATAGACTTTTTTAGCCTTCAATCCAGCCGTAGCGGCCGTTGAACTTGGCTTCAGCCTTTAAAACTTGGAAGGTACAGCTGATTTCGACAGCCACATTCTTGGGCAAATTCGATACGCCTACGGCAGTACGGGCATGCTTTCCGTTTTCGCCAAAAATCTTCACGGCAAGTTCGCTGGCGCCATTCAGCACGCTCGGCTGTTCATGGAATCCCGGTGCAGACTGCACAAAGCCCTGCATCTGGACCAAGCGGAGGGTCTCGTTTTCTTCTAGCAGCGAGAGGGCTGCGGCCACGTTATTCATAAGGCAAATAGCGGCGCCTTCAGTGGCTTTTTCAACAGAAATGTCAGTAGGCACAGAACCGCAAAATGCGGAAAAATCACCGTTTACCGAGGGCAGTTGGCCCGAAACATAAATGGTGTCGCCATTTCGAGTGGCAGGAACATAGGCGGCGAGCGGTGCGGGGCACTTGGGGAGCGTCAATCCCAGTTCTTGAACTTTTTTAACGATTTGTTCCATATAGACTCCTTGCTCATTTTTTGCCCCATTAATATACAATTTTATCTGCAAAAAAGAACGGCAATTTACACTCTATGTATAAATTGCCGTGTAATATCGTTTAGTGTGGGGCTTATGCTTTCTTTTCGACAAGCTCCAGAGCCATTTTCTTCATTCCGTTGAAGTCCCACTTGCCGGAACCCAGCTTCGGAATGTTGTCTACGACAAATACCGCACCCGGCTGCATGAGCGGCGGAATGCCTGCCTTGCGGAGGTTGCGAGAAACGTCTTCGGCGTTCACGTTGCCCTTGACCAGGAGCACAATCTTTTCGCCCTTGGCGGAATCGGGCACTGCCGTAACGGCGAATTCGCAATCTTCCATGACCTTGGATTCTGCGATGCGCAATTCCACAGCCGTCAACGAAATCATTTCGCCACCGAGCTTAGCGAAGCGGCTGTAGCGGCCGAGAATCTGTACGAATCCGTCCGGAGTGAGTTTGCATTTGTCACCCGTCTTGTACCAGCGACGGCCATTGATGTTGATGACCACGGAGTCAGTCTTTTCTTTGTCTTTCAGGTAGCCCTTCATCACCTGGGGGCCGGTCACCACCAACATGCCTTCTTCGCCGTTGGGCAGGAATTCGTTGGTTTCCGGGTCGATGATCGCGCAGACGGAGCCTGGCACTGACATGCCGATGCTTGAATTGTCGCTGCACTTTTCCATGGTCAAGAAGTCGTCCAGCAGCACGTTCGGGGCGTTGAGCGTTGCAAGCGGTGTAAGCTCGGTGCAACCGTAGCCTTCGTAAACGTCTTTGCCGAACTTGAGTTTGAATGTTTCGCGCATTTCGGGGCGCAGCTTTTCGGCACCGGCAATGATGTAACGCAATGAATCCAAACACATCGGGTGTACCCAGCGGTTAATGGCGATGGCGCGCAGGAAAGTCGGAGTCCCCATCATAATCGTGGTCTTGTACTGGGCGCACACGCGGGCGAGCGTCTTGATGTCGGTCGGGTCGGGGCAGAGCACCATGGGCACACCGTCCAAAAGCGGCATCATATATGTCATGGTAAAACCGAACGAATGGAACAGCGGAAGTAGCGATGTCATTACGTCGGTACGACGGAGCTTGATAATGTGGTCTCCCTGCTGGGCGTTCGAGATCACGTTCTTGTGGGTGAGTTCAACACCCTTCGGTGTTCCTTCGGAACCCGAACTGAAGAGGATGACTGCATCGTCGTTCAGGTTGGCCGAGGTAAACCATAGATGGCGTAAAATCGCTGCCGGACAGAAATGGATGATAAATGTCGAAACTAGGCGACAGATGGTCGATATTTTGGCTTCTTCTTCGTCCAGGTAAATCATCTGGCATTTGCCGGCGATTTGTCCGAAGGCGACATTCTTTCCACAGAGCTTGTCGAAGAAGGCGTGGGTAGTAACGACTGTAGAAATGTCTGCCTTTTCGATGCAGCCGAGAATCGTATCGACCGGAGCGGAATAGTTCAGGTTCACCGTCGTTTTGCCGGTACCGAGAATCGACATAATGCCAAGAGCGGCATCGCGGCTAGTCGAAAGCATAAAGCCCACGTTGCGGTCACCCTTCGCGACAGACTTGATGACTTTGCCGAAGTGGTGGCACAATCGAATCATGTCGTAGCCGTTGACATGGTTGCCGGCGGGGTCAATCAGCATCACGCGGGAACGGCGCTTGCGCATAGCCTTGAACCAAAGCGGGACTATCGATGCGGAATGGTCCATGGCGGCATTCCAAATATCGGTGTCCAGAAGTTCTAGGTCGTGGCGGATTTCTTTTTCGGTTGCGTTCGTAGGAAGCGGCTTCGAAAAACCGACGCTAATAATGCGGTTAAAGGACTGCGGACGGTTTACGCATTCGCTGGCGTGGCTGTAACGGCTGCCCCAAAGGCCTTGAATGTAGAATGGAATGATCGGAGTTTCGGTGCCTTCGATGGCCTTGGAATAATCGAGCGAGAAGGTTGATACGAACGGGGTCTTCGAAACTTCGCCTTCAGGGAAAATCACGACCGCTTCGCCATTCAAGAGAGCCTTGTGGATTTCTTCCATAGCGGGGCCTGGATCGCGGCGGTTAATGCTAATTAGGAAGTTCCCGTGGAAGAACCAGCGCTGGTACCAGTCGGCGAATGTGTTGCGGTTGCTTGCAATGCGGAGAGGTCTCGGCGAAGCAATCTGGAGCACCGCCCAGTCGATAAAGCTGAAATGCGGACCCACCAAGAGAACAGGGCCAGATTCGGGAATGTTCTGCACACCCATGACCTTGACGCGGTAACGGAATACGAAGGCGAAAGCAAAGCGGAGTGTTGCTCGCAAAAGGGCCATCGGGTTGTTTTTGAGGGTTGCAATAAAGCAAAGTGCAAGGATTACCGCTAAAATCATAAAGCAGTAATCGAGCGTAATCGGCGTAAAGATGAGGAGCAATGTTTGGCCGCCCATAATCAGCACGAGTGCAGCCATCTGAATGCAGTTTGCCACTGCGTGAATGCGGCCTGCTGTATCGGGGCGGGTGTAGCTTTGAATGACCGTACGCAAAATCACGAAGGCGCAGCCGGCGCTCCAGCCGATAATGCCGTAAAGGA
Protein-coding regions in this window:
- the ilvN gene encoding acetolactate synthase small subunit; the encoded protein is MLKDKAHSISLLVANRPGVLVRIALVFSRRGYNIDSLVVSPTLDPNFSRMNIIAHGNPEILMQIIKQLEKLVDVVQAKDHTDTDAVEKELALIKVRCTPDQRTEILQLCDHFHANTVDMTATSMIIQITGNSQKVDTLKSLLQKFEIVEYIRTGKVIMLRGEEQT
- the ilvB gene encoding biosynthetic-type acetolactate synthase large subunit; protein product: MANSPLSGAEVIIECLKREGIDTIFGYPGGSAIPMFDAILDSNIKVVLTRHEQGATHMADGYARQTGKVGVALVTSGPGATNTFTGIYTALMDSSPIVVLAAQTTTPNLGKDAFQECDTSGMTFAAVKHSYLVKDSNDLPRVMKEAFHIARSGRPGPVLIDLPKDVTAGPCTAPFTDKMDLPGYKIPSYASTESVEKAAEYLKKSKKPLLLVGHGAMISGASRQVKELAEKLNAPVCCTLLGLGTFPTDHELSLGMLGMHGTVYANKAVLDCDLILSIGSRWDDRITGKLDVFCKDAIKMHIDIDPAEEGKVLQPDVFMCGDAKLVLEQLLPLVGKLDTAEWVKTCQSWKKRFPLTYPKQGGLRMQHIVQTVSDLTQGKAIVTTDVGQHQMWVAQFFHTNYPRQLHSSGGAGTMGFGLPSCIGAAFGNTTGWPVVTFCGDGGFQMTEAELATAAIHKLPIKIFVMDNKYLGMVRQWQDMFYDKRYSCVDMKGNPDFVKLAEAYGILGLRIKRSADAERVIQKALEYNEGPVLIHCECEKEDNVFPMIPAGAPITSMITEQPKTQLEKPTGST
- a CDS encoding RidA family protein, translating into MEQIVKKVQELGLTLPKCPAPLAAYVPATRNGDTIYVSGQLPSVNGDFSAFCGSVPTDISVEKATEGAAICLMNNVAAALSLLEENETLRLVQMQGFVQSAPGFHEQPSVLNGASELAVKIFGENGKHARTAVGVSNLPKNVAVEISCTFQVLKAEAKFNGRYGWIEG
- a CDS encoding MFS transporter gives rise to the protein MKLTKYQSSIAYLIFVFCSIFVQMGLFVHFQRWLSISFEGSAFWWRSMLLQFAIFAPSIFMLPAASYFAGRFHKGRVMAWSSVGMLASVIAVVVCYVAGAEWVAYGLLGLYGIFLAVLSPAKLGIMKEMVESEDLVKINSWYMALSVLGTAAAAFFAMGLSGRPDSPISIDLTLWIYLGLSVVTTIAGFCIKVGETHDNLKMRSPMRNFSATWSHPIVRLSILGLAAFWGVTQIFLILIQDLANMLNTAVIPISMFIVTAGYVVGAFSASWASKGFVETGLIPFAAVASAITMFALPFVHNAWLQAILYGIIGWSAGCAFVILRTVIQSYTRPDTAGRIHAVANCIQMAALVLIMGGQTLLLIFTPITLDYCFMILAVILALCFIATLKNNPMALLRATLRFAFAFVFRYRVKVMGVQNIPESGPVLLVGPHFSFIDWAVLQIASPRPLRIASNRNTFADWYQRWFFHGNFLISINRRDPGPAMEEIHKALLNGEAVVIFPEGEVSKTPFVSTFSLDYSKAIEGTETPIIPFYIQGLWGSRYSHASECVNRPQSFNRIISVGFSKPLPTNATEKEIRHDLELLDTDIWNAAMDHSASIVPLWFKAMRKRRSRVMLIDPAGNHVNGYDMIRLCHHFGKVIKSVAKGDRNVGFMLSTSRDAALGIMSILGTGKTTVNLNYSAPVDTILGCIEKADISTVVTTHAFFDKLCGKNVAFGQIAGKCQMIYLDEEEAKISTICRLVSTFIIHFCPAAILRHLWFTSANLNDDAVILFSSGSEGTPKGVELTHKNVISNAQQGDHIIKLRRTDVMTSLLPLFHSFGFTMTYMMPLLDGVPMVLCPDPTDIKTLARVCAQYKTTIMMGTPTFLRAIAINRWVHPMCLDSLRYIIAGAEKLRPEMRETFKLKFGKDVYEGYGCTELTPLATLNAPNVLLDDFLTMEKCSDNSSIGMSVPGSVCAIIDPETNEFLPNGEEGMLVVTGPQVMKGYLKDKEKTDSVVININGRRWYKTGDKCKLTPDGFVQILGRYSRFAKLGGEMISLTAVELRIAESKVMEDCEFAVTAVPDSAKGEKIVLLVKGNVNAEDVSRNLRKAGIPPLMQPGAVFVVDNIPKLGSGKWDFNGMKKMALELVEKKA